A window from Peromyscus eremicus chromosome 1, PerEre_H2_v1, whole genome shotgun sequence encodes these proteins:
- the Klhl25 gene encoding kelch-like protein 25, producing MSVSVHETRKSRSSTGSMNISLFHKASHPDCVLAHLNTLRKHRMFTDVTLWAGDRAFPCHRAVLAASSRYFEAMFSHGLRESRDDTVNFQDNLHPEVLELLLDFAYSSRIVINEENAESLLEAGDMLQFHDVRDAAAEFLEKNLSPSNCLGMMLLSDAHQCRRLYEFSCRMCLVHFETVRQSEDFNSLSKDTLLDLISSDELETEDERVVFEAILQWVKHDLEQRKAHLPLLLRSVRLALLPSDCLKEAVSGETLLMGDERTKLIIDEAFRCKTKILQNDGVVTSPFARPRKAGHTLLILGGQTFMCDKIYQVDHKAKEIIPKADLPSPRKEFSASAIGCKVYVTGGRGSENGVSKDVWVYDTVHEEWSKAAPMLIACFGHGSAELENCLYVVGGHTSLAGIFPASPSVSLKQVEKYDPVANKWTMVAPMRDGVSNAAVVSAKLKLFVFGGTSIHRDMVSKVQCFDPSENRWTIKAECPQPWRYTAAAVLGSQIFIMGGDTEYTAASAYRFDCETNQWTRIGDMTAKRMSCHALASGNKLYVVGGYFGTQRCKTLDCYDPTSDTWNCITTVPYSLIPTAFVSTWKHLPA from the coding sequence ATGTCCGTCAGTGTTCACGAGACCCGCAAGTCTCGGAGCAGCACGGGCTCCATGAACATCTCCCTCTTCCACAAGGCCTCGCACCCTGACTGCGTGCTGGCCCACCTCAACACTCTGCGTAAGCACCGTATGTTCACCGATGTCACGCTCTGGGCTGGGGACCGAGCCTTTCCCTGCCACCGGGCCGTGCTGGCGGCCTCCAGCCGATACTTTGAGGCCATGTTCAGCCACGGCCTGCGGGAAAGCCGGGATGATACGGTCAACTTCCAGGACAACCTGCACCCCGAGGTGCTGGAGCTGCTGCTGGACTTCGCCTACTCCTCGCGCATCGTCATCAACGAGGAGAATGCAGAGTCGCTGCTGGAGGCCGGTGACATGCTGCAGTTCCACGACGTCCGGGATGCGGCGGCCGAGTTCCTGGAGAAGAACCTCTCCCCCTCCAACTGCCTGGGCATGATGCTGCTGTCCGATGCCCACCAGTGCCGACGGCTCTACGAGTTCTCCTGCCGCATGTGCCTGGTGCACTTTGAGACGGTGCGGCAGAGCGAGGACTTCAACAGTCTGTCGAAGGACACGCTGCTGGACCTCATCTCGAGCGACGAGCTGGAGACGGAGGACGAGCGTGTGGTCTTTGAGGCCATCCTGCAGTGGGTGAAGCATGACCTGGAGCAGAGGAAGGCTCACCTGCCACTGCTCCTGCGCAGCGTGCGGCTGGCCCTGCTGCCCTCGGACTGCCTGAAGGAGGCCGTGTCCGGGGAGACCCTCCTCATGGGGGACGAGCGCACCAAGCTCATCATAGACGAGGCCTTCCGCTGCAAGACCAAGATCTTGCAGAACGACGGTGTGGTCACCAGTCCCTTTGCCCGGCCACGAAAGGCAGGTCACACGCTGCTCATCCTGGGAGGCCAGACCTTCATGTGTGACAAGATCTACCAGGTGGACCACAAAGCCAAGGAGATTATCCCCAAGGCGGATCTGCCAAGCCCCCGGAAGGAGTTCAGCGCCTCGGCGATTGGTTGCAAGGTCTATGTGACGGGAGGTAGAGGCTCTGAGAATGGGGTCTCTAAGGATGTCTGGGTATATGACACTGTCCACGAGGAGTGGTCCAAGGCGGCCCCCATGCTGATTGCCTGCTTTGGCCATGGCTCGGCTGAGCTGGAGAACTGTCTCTATGTGGTGGGGGGACATACATCTCTAGCAGGCATTTTCCCTGCCTCTCCTTCTGTCTCCCTGAAACAAGTAGAGAAATATGACCCCGTGGCTAATAAGTGGACTATGGTGGCCCCGATGAGAGACGGTGTCAGCAACGCCGCCGTGGTGAGCGCCAAGCTGAAGCTCTTTGTGTTCGGAGGGACCAGCATCCACCGGGACATGGTGTCCAAAGTCCAGTGCTTTGACCCCTCCGAGAACCGGTGGACAATCAAGGCGGAGTGTCCCCAGCCTTGGCGATACACGGCAGCTGCTGTCCTGGGCAGCCAGATCTTCATCATGGGAGGTGATACGGAGTACACAGCAGCCTCAGCCTATCGCTTCGACTGTGAGACCAACCAGTGGACTCGGATTGGGGACATGACCGCCAAACGCATGTCCTGTCATGCCCTGGCTTCGGGCAACAAGCTGTATGTCGTGGGCGGCTACTTTGGGACACAGAGGTGTAAGACCCTGGACTGCTATGACCCCACTTCAGACACGTGGAACTGCATCACCACCGTGCCCTACTCTCTCATCCCCACGGCCTTTGTCAGCACCTGGAAACACCTGCCTGCGTGA